A window from Agrobacterium tumefaciens encodes these proteins:
- a CDS encoding ABC transporter permease: MTHGNRRLDIVLALGLAALVLVPWYRIESGFFGLGWLSDFPTSSQVAPGILQMMTEGRTWLFGVLIFFLLGAVARTLSDPLLRGRLLAAAGALGLAFLVLQGLAIGFTGWTWQASESLFGAMADGQPSMGAGAVTMAFVFVLFISFGLAERGFMKGDVFVVSSISLLVFLVCVFVFYPIGSMMVGAVQDFDGSFNPDGFIRNMRDPGIWSLDCVVSAGRCGVAWRTLFLAIMTAAGSTILGLAFALVATRTRFPFKKGLRLLTILPIITPPFVIGLALTLLFGRAGVVTEFMSSVFGIEPGRWLYGLTGIWIAQVLSFTPISFLVLIGVVEGVSPSMEEASQTLRADRWRTFWRVSLPLMKPGLANAFLIGFIESMADFGNPLVLGGSHGVLSTEIFFAVVGSQNDPSRAAVLAIVLLCFTLSAFIAQRFWLAGKNFATVTGKGDSGAHIALPKSMSIAVHALVIPWMLFTIVVYGMILVGGFVKTWGLDNTLTIEHYVRAFSVSLSNGSIAWTGVAWNSFWTTMEIALISAPLTAAVGLLTAYIIVRQKFAGRNLFEFALMMSFAIPGTVIGVSYIMAFNLPPLEMTGSALILIACFVFRNMPVGVRGGIAAMSQLDKSLDEASLTLRANSFRTIRLVVLPLLRPAIRAALVYSFVRAITSISAVIFLVSAQYNMATSYIVGLVENGEYGVAIAYSSMLIVVMITIIAGFQLIVGERRLRRENRVAGLDEPKSVSHPQEKVA; encoded by the coding sequence ATGACCCATGGCAATCGCAGGCTGGATATTGTTCTGGCCTTGGGCCTTGCTGCCCTGGTGCTGGTGCCCTGGTACCGCATCGAAAGCGGATTTTTCGGCCTCGGCTGGCTGTCGGATTTTCCGACATCGTCGCAGGTCGCGCCCGGCATTCTCCAGATGATGACCGAAGGCCGAACCTGGCTGTTCGGCGTCCTGATCTTCTTTCTGTTGGGAGCCGTTGCGCGGACGCTGTCCGATCCTCTCCTGCGCGGTAGGCTTCTCGCCGCCGCCGGTGCTCTCGGGCTCGCCTTCCTCGTGCTTCAGGGGTTGGCGATCGGCTTTACCGGGTGGACCTGGCAGGCCAGTGAAAGCCTCTTCGGCGCCATGGCCGACGGGCAGCCCTCCATGGGCGCGGGTGCGGTTACGATGGCTTTCGTCTTCGTGCTCTTCATTTCCTTTGGTCTCGCCGAACGGGGCTTCATGAAGGGCGACGTCTTTGTCGTCTCCTCTATTTCGCTTCTCGTCTTCCTGGTCTGCGTTTTCGTCTTTTATCCCATCGGCAGCATGATGGTCGGGGCGGTGCAGGACTTTGACGGCTCGTTCAATCCCGATGGATTTATCCGCAACATGCGTGATCCCGGCATCTGGAGCCTTGATTGTGTCGTCAGTGCCGGCCGCTGCGGTGTCGCATGGCGCACACTTTTCCTCGCCATCATGACGGCGGCGGGATCGACCATCCTCGGACTGGCCTTCGCGCTGGTCGCCACCCGCACGCGTTTTCCGTTCAAGAAAGGCCTGCGGCTGCTGACGATCCTACCGATCATCACGCCGCCTTTCGTCATCGGCCTTGCCCTGACGCTGCTTTTCGGCCGTGCAGGCGTCGTCACCGAATTCATGTCGAGTGTCTTCGGCATCGAGCCGGGCCGCTGGCTCTATGGCCTGACGGGCATATGGATCGCGCAGGTCCTGTCCTTTACGCCGATTTCATTCCTCGTCCTGATCGGTGTCGTCGAAGGCGTCAGCCCGTCGATGGAGGAGGCATCGCAGACGCTGCGTGCAGACCGCTGGCGCACCTTCTGGCGCGTGTCGCTTCCGCTGATGAAGCCGGGCCTCGCCAATGCGTTTCTGATCGGCTTCATCGAAAGCATGGCGGATTTCGGCAATCCCCTGGTGCTGGGCGGCAGCCACGGCGTTCTGTCGACGGAAATCTTCTTCGCCGTCGTCGGCTCGCAGAATGACCCATCCCGCGCGGCAGTCCTCGCCATCGTGCTGCTCTGCTTTACGCTGTCAGCCTTCATTGCCCAACGCTTCTGGCTGGCCGGCAAGAATTTCGCCACCGTCACCGGCAAGGGCGACAGCGGCGCGCATATCGCCCTTCCGAAATCCATGTCGATTGCGGTACACGCGCTCGTCATTCCATGGATGCTCTTCACCATCGTCGTTTATGGCATGATCCTCGTCGGCGGTTTCGTGAAGACCTGGGGCCTTGATAACACGCTGACGATCGAACATTACGTCCGCGCCTTCTCCGTCAGCCTCAGCAATGGTTCGATCGCCTGGACGGGCGTCGCCTGGAATTCCTTCTGGACGACGATGGAGATCGCCCTGATTTCCGCCCCGCTCACCGCAGCTGTCGGGCTGCTGACGGCTTATATCATCGTCCGGCAGAAATTTGCCGGCCGGAACCTGTTCGAATTCGCCCTGATGATGAGCTTTGCCATTCCCGGCACGGTCATCGGCGTCAGCTACATCATGGCCTTCAACCTGCCGCCGCTCGAAATGACGGGATCGGCACTGATCCTCATTGCCTGCTTCGTGTTCCGCAACATGCCGGTCGGCGTGCGCGGCGGCATCGCGGCCATGAGCCAACTGGACAAGAGCCTCGACGAAGCCTCGCTCACGCTTAGGGCAAACAGCTTCCGCACCATTCGCCTGGTGGTGCTGCCGCTGTTGCGCCCGGCCATCAGGGCGGCGCTGGTCTATTCCTTCGTCAGGGCCATCACGTCGATCAGCGCGGTCATCTTCCTCGTCAGCGCCCAATACAATATGGCGACGTCCTATATCGTCGGCCTGGTGGAAAACGGCGAATACGGTGTCGCAATCGCATATTCCTCGATGCTGATCGTCGTCATGATCACCATCATCGCAGGCTTCCAGCTCATCGTCGGCGAAAGACGTCTGCGGCGCGAAAACCGCGTCGCGGGCCTCGATGAACCCAAATCCGTTTCTCATCCTCAGGAGAAAGTCGCATGA
- a CDS encoding LysR family transcriptional regulator encodes MKLDGIASFVAVAEEGSISGAARTLRLSKSVVSERLAELERSLGATLLHRTTRRVSVTEDGAAFLERAKRILREVSEAAADLSERRGTLGGPIRIAAPVTFGRMHLGPALYPFLAANPDIEMSLELDDRRVDIASDVYDGVVRHGAIDDSRLMVWRLAPSRRVLVASEAYLAVNGTPATTTELAAHRGLFYTNRGVADWRFLTPGGIEIVRARIGFRVNNGDMLRDAAIAGLGIALLPLFIAGPDIRDGKLSIVDVGVRPDAEFVFLAHPEGRRPSAKLRALAAHLKASFGDPPYWEDGVG; translated from the coding sequence ATGAAACTGGATGGCATTGCGAGTTTCGTGGCTGTCGCCGAAGAGGGCTCGATCAGCGGGGCGGCACGCACGCTCAGACTGTCAAAATCGGTCGTGAGTGAACGACTGGCGGAATTGGAGCGCAGCCTCGGCGCTACTCTCCTCCACCGCACGACACGTCGCGTTTCGGTGACGGAGGATGGCGCTGCCTTTCTCGAACGCGCCAAGCGAATCCTGCGAGAGGTCTCTGAGGCAGCGGCGGACTTGTCCGAGCGGCGTGGAACGCTGGGCGGTCCAATCCGCATCGCTGCGCCTGTCACCTTCGGCCGGATGCACTTGGGACCGGCTTTGTATCCGTTCCTGGCTGCCAATCCCGATATCGAGATGTCGCTCGAACTCGACGATCGGCGCGTCGATATTGCATCAGACGTTTACGATGGTGTCGTGCGCCATGGGGCGATTGACGATTCGAGACTGATGGTCTGGCGTCTGGCGCCAAGCCGCCGTGTCTTGGTGGCCTCCGAAGCCTATCTGGCGGTCAACGGGACGCCTGCAACAACTACGGAACTCGCCGCCCATAGGGGTTTGTTCTACACGAACCGAGGTGTTGCGGATTGGCGTTTCCTTACGCCTGGAGGCATTGAAATCGTTCGTGCACGCATTGGATTCAGAGTGAACAACGGTGACATGCTGCGAGATGCGGCAATCGCCGGTCTTGGTATTGCACTCCTTCCGCTTTTCATCGCAGGACCGGATATTCGCGATGGGAAGCTCAGCATCGTCGATGTCGGCGTTCGGCCGGACGCGGAATTCGTCTTTCTTGCGCACCCCGAGGGCCGCCGCCCTTCGGCAAAATTGCGCGCACTTGCGGCTCACTTGAAAGCGTCGTTCGGCGACCCGCCTTATTGGGAGGATGGCGTGGGGTGA
- a CDS encoding SDR family oxidoreductase has product MDRLKSKRALITGGTSGIGLETARQFIKEGARVAVTGTNPATLDAARRELGPSVLVIKADAADVDGQKVVAETIREAFGGIDIVFVNAGVALLKPLEAWDEEGFDRVFNINVKGPYFLLQALLPILANPASIVLNTSVNAHIGMPNSSVYAASKAALQSFIRTLSGELIARGIRLNAVSPGPISTPLYGKLGFTETDLKNVAESIQNLVPAGRFGEPSEIAKAVVFLASDEAAYTVGSEIMIDGGMGTL; this is encoded by the coding sequence ATGGATAGGCTCAAAAGCAAGCGGGCGCTCATCACCGGTGGCACCAGCGGCATCGGACTTGAGACAGCACGTCAATTTATCAAAGAGGGTGCACGGGTAGCAGTCACGGGAACCAACCCCGCGACGCTGGATGCTGCACGGCGGGAGCTTGGCCCGAGTGTATTGGTCATCAAGGCAGATGCTGCCGACGTGGATGGCCAGAAGGTCGTCGCTGAAACGATCAGGGAGGCATTCGGGGGCATTGACATCGTCTTCGTCAACGCAGGCGTCGCCCTTCTCAAGCCTCTGGAAGCATGGGACGAAGAAGGCTTTGATAGGGTTTTCAACATCAATGTGAAAGGCCCGTATTTTTTGCTGCAGGCACTGCTGCCGATACTGGCCAATCCGGCTTCGATCGTGCTGAACACCTCGGTAAATGCCCATATCGGCATGCCTAACTCGAGTGTCTACGCCGCCTCGAAAGCGGCGCTGCAGTCATTCATCCGCACGTTGTCCGGCGAACTGATCGCGCGCGGCATCCGGCTGAATGCGGTGAGCCCAGGTCCCATTTCTACACCGCTCTATGGCAAGCTTGGTTTCACTGAGACTGACCTGAAGAATGTCGCTGAAAGCATTCAAAATCTGGTCCCGGCCGGCCGCTTTGGCGAACCGTCCGAAATTGCAAAGGCAGTAGTGTTCCTGGCATCGGACGAAGCGGCCTATACGGTCGGAAGCGAGATCATGATCGACGGTGGCATGGGCACATTGTGA
- a CDS encoding ABC transporter substrate-binding protein — MRLTIISSLLLAGTTLLSVPAHAAGDLNLICAADVVICEQMKGDFEKSHDIKVNMVRMSSGEAYAKIRAEARNPKTDLWWAGTGDPHLQAASENLTLEYKSKMLDQLQDWAKNQAESAGYKTVGVYAGALGWGYNTDIFKKKGYKEPKCWADLLAPELKGEIQIANPNSSGTAYTALASLVQIMGEDQAFDYLKKLNGNISQYTKSGSAPVKAAARGETAVGIVFMHDAVAQTAEGFPVKSIAPCEGTGYEIGSMSIVKGARNLENAKTWYDWALQPDVQSRMKDAKSFQLPSNKTAEIPKEAPRFEDIKLINYDFKTYGDPEKRKALLERWDKDVGAAAN, encoded by the coding sequence ATGCGACTGACGATCATATCCAGCCTGCTTCTGGCCGGCACAACGCTCTTGAGCGTTCCGGCCCATGCTGCCGGCGACCTCAATCTCATCTGCGCGGCTGACGTGGTGATCTGCGAGCAGATGAAGGGTGACTTCGAAAAGAGCCATGACATCAAGGTCAATATGGTGCGCATGTCCTCTGGCGAGGCTTATGCCAAGATCCGCGCGGAGGCGCGCAACCCAAAGACCGATCTGTGGTGGGCCGGCACCGGCGATCCGCATCTTCAGGCGGCGTCTGAAAACCTGACGCTGGAATATAAATCGAAGATGCTCGACCAGTTGCAGGACTGGGCGAAGAACCAGGCCGAAAGTGCGGGTTACAAGACGGTCGGCGTTTATGCCGGTGCGCTCGGCTGGGGATACAATACGGATATCTTCAAGAAGAAGGGCTACAAGGAACCGAAGTGCTGGGCGGACCTTCTCGCACCCGAACTGAAGGGCGAAATCCAGATCGCCAACCCGAATTCCTCTGGCACGGCCTATACGGCACTCGCCTCGCTGGTGCAGATCATGGGCGAAGATCAGGCATTCGATTACCTGAAGAAGCTCAACGGCAATATTTCGCAATATACCAAGTCGGGCTCGGCACCGGTCAAGGCGGCGGCTCGCGGCGAAACGGCTGTCGGCATCGTCTTCATGCACGATGCCGTGGCTCAGACGGCGGAAGGCTTTCCGGTGAAGTCGATCGCGCCGTGTGAGGGCACCGGCTACGAAATCGGTTCCATGTCGATCGTCAAGGGCGCGCGCAATCTCGAAAACGCCAAGACCTGGTACGACTGGGCGCTTCAGCCCGACGTTCAATCGCGCATGAAGGATGCGAAGTCGTTCCAGCTTCCGTCGAACAAGACGGCCGAGATCCCCAAGGAAGCGCCGCGCTTCGAGGATATCAAGCTGATCAATTACGACTTCAAGACCTATGGCGATCCTGAAAAGCGCAAGGCCCTGCTGGAGCGCTGGGATAAGGACGTCGGCGCCGCCGCCAACTGA
- a CDS encoding inositol monophosphatase family protein: MTGQNDGLDQRFALAKTLAEEAGLMALDYFNKRDSLVIETKRDLQDVVSVADRNVETMLRERVAAAFADDGFLGEEHGYQDGTSGYTWVVDPIDGTAPFVNGMPSWCVSVAVIRDGVPVVGVIKVPCAQEIYAAAQGHGATLNGARLQLDPSRNLQNALTGIGSNNYVTPQRVGHIISDVLARGGNFIRNGSGALMLAYVAAGRLVGYYEPHMRAWDCMAGFCLVNEAGGRSLPFSLERKKLLDGQPVLASNISCYEELVEIHQAALAM; the protein is encoded by the coding sequence ATGACAGGACAGAATGACGGCCTCGATCAACGCTTCGCGCTGGCAAAAACGCTGGCGGAAGAGGCCGGTTTAATGGCGCTCGACTATTTCAACAAGCGGGACAGCCTCGTCATCGAGACAAAGCGCGATCTACAAGACGTGGTGTCCGTCGCAGACCGTAACGTCGAGACCATGCTACGCGAGCGCGTCGCCGCAGCCTTCGCGGATGATGGTTTCCTCGGTGAGGAGCACGGTTATCAAGACGGCACCTCCGGCTATACCTGGGTTGTCGATCCAATCGACGGCACCGCCCCCTTCGTCAATGGCATGCCAAGCTGGTGCGTTTCCGTTGCCGTCATCCGCGATGGCGTCCCGGTCGTCGGCGTCATCAAGGTCCCGTGTGCGCAGGAAATCTACGCTGCCGCACAGGGCCATGGCGCGACCCTGAATGGCGCGCGCCTGCAACTCGATCCATCAAGGAACCTGCAGAACGCGCTGACGGGCATAGGCAGCAACAACTATGTCACGCCGCAGCGCGTTGGTCACATCATCAGCGATGTGCTGGCCCGCGGCGGAAACTTCATCCGCAACGGCTCGGGAGCCTTGATGCTGGCCTATGTCGCGGCAGGACGCCTTGTCGGATATTACGAGCCCCATATGCGTGCCTGGGATTGCATGGCCGGCTTCTGCCTCGTCAACGAGGCCGGCGGCCGTTCCCTGCCGTTCTCGCTGGAACGTAAAAAGCTGCTCGATGGACAACCAGTCCTGGCCAGCAATATCTCCTGTTACGAAGAGCTCGTAGAAATCCATCAGGCTGCTCTGGCCATGTGA
- a CDS encoding ABC transporter ATP-binding protein, with amino-acid sequence MSISDTIFRPFERLIQPLDIPFRPLPSKGPVAVLLHFIGMFRGVLIALALSSMAVEAINLSIIWGLSVIVDGVTAQGAQSFLRSEWPLLTVLGLLIFPAMPVASFLLNTLNSHTLGIAMPAAIQWQGHKAVERQDLAFFHELYAGQVASRLSQVSSAVQQQIINAFQIGPRFLLQMIGSLALLAALSWQLALPVLVWIVLNVVLAVKLAPVFTERSRRSAKQKSLVSGAITDLYSNMQMIKQFAAEDSEAGAIRRILMKAVQTQHREQRVYRASELVVVALNMALWLAILTVGFSGLVKGFITVGEFVGAVYILQRLSGHTFTFLQMGQQIFQAIGTIKDAMPVMTTPPTITDSAGAAELRVPHGNIDFDHIRFAYKSGRPVIDNLSLTVRAGEKVGLVGLSGAGKTTLVNLLLRFYDIQSGVIRIDGQDIREVTQMSLRRNIGVIAQDVALLHRSVGDNIRYGRPEATQEEVEQVAKVAKADAFIADLADSEGRKGYQAFVGDRGIKLSGGQRQRVAIARVLLKDAPILILDEATSALDSESESAIQEKLNLVMEGKTVIAIAHRLSTIASMDRIIVLDHGRIVEEGRPDELVERDGLFARLWKRQIGGFIAEGEWVTS; translated from the coding sequence ATGTCGATTTCAGATACGATCTTTCGCCCTTTCGAGAGGCTGATACAGCCGCTTGATATTCCCTTCCGGCCGCTGCCGTCGAAAGGACCCGTGGCTGTGCTTTTGCATTTCATCGGGATGTTTCGCGGCGTCCTCATTGCACTCGCCTTGTCATCCATGGCGGTGGAAGCCATCAACCTGTCTATCATCTGGGGATTGTCTGTTATCGTCGATGGTGTGACGGCGCAGGGGGCGCAGTCTTTCCTGCGCAGTGAATGGCCGCTGCTGACCGTGCTTGGGCTGTTGATTTTCCCCGCGATGCCGGTGGCGTCGTTTCTTCTCAATACGCTCAATTCGCACACGCTCGGCATCGCCATGCCGGCGGCCATCCAGTGGCAGGGCCACAAGGCCGTGGAGCGGCAAGATCTGGCATTTTTCCATGAGCTTTATGCAGGGCAGGTGGCCTCACGCCTTTCGCAGGTCTCGTCAGCCGTTCAGCAGCAGATCATCAACGCGTTTCAGATAGGACCGCGTTTCCTTCTGCAAATGATCGGCTCTCTTGCGCTCCTTGCCGCCTTGTCCTGGCAGCTGGCGCTGCCGGTGCTCGTCTGGATCGTGCTGAATGTGGTTCTCGCCGTCAAACTGGCTCCCGTCTTCACGGAGCGGTCACGGCGCTCGGCGAAACAAAAGAGCCTTGTCTCGGGGGCGATAACCGATCTCTACAGCAACATGCAGATGATCAAGCAATTCGCCGCCGAAGACAGCGAGGCAGGCGCAATCCGCCGCATCCTGATGAAAGCCGTGCAGACGCAGCATCGGGAACAGCGTGTCTATCGCGCGTCCGAACTGGTCGTCGTGGCGCTCAACATGGCGCTGTGGCTGGCAATTCTAACGGTGGGGTTTTCCGGCCTGGTAAAGGGGTTCATCACGGTCGGCGAATTTGTCGGTGCCGTCTATATCCTGCAACGCTTGTCGGGGCACACGTTCACCTTCCTGCAGATGGGCCAGCAGATATTTCAGGCGATTGGCACGATCAAGGACGCCATGCCTGTCATGACGACGCCGCCGACGATCACCGACAGTGCCGGTGCCGCCGAACTCCGCGTTCCGCATGGGAACATCGATTTCGACCATATCCGCTTTGCCTACAAGTCAGGCAGGCCAGTAATCGATAATCTGTCGTTGACCGTGCGCGCCGGGGAGAAAGTCGGCCTTGTGGGTCTGTCGGGTGCTGGAAAAACGACCTTGGTCAATCTGCTTCTGCGCTTCTACGACATTCAGAGCGGAGTCATCCGCATCGACGGTCAGGATATTCGCGAGGTCACACAGATGAGCCTGCGCCGCAATATCGGGGTGATTGCCCAGGATGTGGCGTTGCTGCACCGGTCGGTTGGCGACAATATCCGCTACGGGCGACCAGAGGCAACGCAGGAGGAGGTAGAGCAGGTAGCGAAAGTGGCGAAGGCCGATGCCTTCATTGCCGATCTTGCCGACAGTGAAGGGCGAAAAGGATATCAGGCTTTTGTCGGAGACCGCGGCATCAAGCTTTCTGGCGGGCAGCGTCAGCGGGTTGCCATTGCCCGGGTACTCCTGAAAGACGCGCCCATCCTGATCCTCGACGAGGCGACGTCGGCACTCGACAGCGAGTCCGAATCCGCCATTCAGGAGAAGCTCAATCTTGTGATGGAGGGCAAGACGGTGATCGCCATTGCCCACCGTTTGTCCACCATCGCCAGCATGGATCGTATTATCGTCCTTGACCACGGGAGGATTGTCGAAGAGGGGCGACCGGACGAACTGGTTGAGCGGGACGGCCTGTTTGCACGGCTCTGGAAACGCCAGATTGGTGGGTTCATTGCCGAAGGTGAGTGGGTGACGTCGTAA
- a CDS encoding RES family NAD+ phosphorylase, translating to MRKTELSVRGLVRLLPATYHKPPALRGLVDSDEELEVLAEIEGLTSARLLAERGRNPHLDPRELAWRRRNRDLRIYGDTHVNAAFTYTRTGGNRFNSEDRGAWYCAWDVMVSVAEVAWHRTRELRFTGSFHDSARYVELISDFIGEFDDLTDEPEHAALNPDPEVGYLEGQELAARLRRDGSRGLIYPSVRAPVGNCLVCFDPGAVQNVRPGASWDLSWQGTPDYSIVAIS from the coding sequence ATGAGGAAAACCGAACTGTCGGTTCGGGGACTGGTCCGCCTGCTGCCCGCGACCTACCACAAGCCGCCGGCGCTTCGCGGTCTGGTCGACAGCGACGAGGAACTGGAGGTTCTTGCCGAGATCGAGGGGTTGACCAGCGCCCGGTTGCTCGCCGAGCGCGGCCGCAATCCGCATCTCGATCCGCGAGAGCTCGCCTGGCGGCGGCGCAACCGTGATCTCAGGATCTACGGCGACACGCACGTCAATGCCGCCTTCACCTATACGCGGACAGGTGGCAACCGCTTCAACTCCGAAGATCGCGGTGCCTGGTACTGCGCCTGGGACGTGATGGTATCGGTTGCGGAGGTCGCGTGGCACAGGACCCGCGAACTCCGTTTCACCGGATCGTTCCATGACAGCGCCCGTTATGTCGAACTGATCTCCGACTTCATCGGAGAATTCGACGACCTGACCGATGAACCCGAACACGCCGCGCTCAACCCGGACCCGGAGGTTGGCTATCTCGAGGGACAGGAACTGGCCGCCCGGTTGCGAAGAGATGGAAGCCGCGGCCTCATCTATCCCTCCGTCCGTGCGCCCGTCGGAAACTGCCTGGTTTGTTTCGATCCGGGGGCTGTCCAGAACGTCCGGCCCGGCGCGTCCTGGGATCTGAGCTGGCAAGGCACGCCGGACTATTCGATCGTCGCCATCTCGTAG
- a CDS encoding antitoxin Xre-like helix-turn-helix domain-containing protein, with product MQIAVKPHKPAELNAVALKAYAKVADAWSLSLREAAGLADMSESTWKRARKPGFTGELTKDQLLRLSAVIGIYKSLELYFSEQLSRSWFTRPNTGPLFSGARPVDTAIDGGLPQILAIRTYLDALRGGA from the coding sequence ATGCAAATCGCCGTCAAGCCCCACAAACCCGCGGAACTCAATGCCGTTGCACTCAAGGCTTATGCCAAAGTCGCCGATGCATGGTCGCTGAGCCTAAGGGAAGCAGCGGGCCTCGCCGACATGTCGGAGAGCACATGGAAGCGTGCGCGCAAACCGGGGTTTACCGGCGAATTGACGAAAGACCAGTTGCTGCGCCTCAGTGCCGTGATCGGGATCTACAAGTCGCTCGAACTCTACTTCTCTGAGCAACTCTCCAGAAGCTGGTTCACCCGCCCGAACACGGGCCCGCTCTTCAGCGGCGCGCGGCCGGTCGACACCGCCATCGATGGCGGTCTCCCGCAAATTCTGGCGATCCGAACCTATCTCGATGCTCTGCGGGGCGGCGCATGA
- a CDS encoding ABC transporter ATP-binding protein: MITVKPGSVVFENVRKTFGAFTAIPDLSLTIEPGTLVTLLGPSGCGKTTTLRMLAGLEHPNSGRILIGDKDVTMLPANERDVSMVFQSYALFPHMSALDNVAYGLQSSGLKKAEAREKAEEGLKLVGLAGMGHRLPAELSGGQQQRVAVARALVLEPQVLLLDEPLSNLDARLRRRVRTDIRELQQRIGFTAVYVTHDQDEALAVSDRIIVMKEGEIAQSGAPRELYEAPASSFIADFMGEANVVPCEVVSQTGEESLVRVGNMEHRVRSRGPRSGTAKLAVRPGAIIIGAAGGSGMPGRVLHTAYLGGHIEYEVETEVGTLFIVDHEMNHTQRETSDVTLNFKNRGIALIDA, encoded by the coding sequence ATGATTACCGTCAAACCGGGCTCCGTCGTCTTCGAAAATGTCCGCAAGACCTTCGGCGCATTCACCGCCATTCCAGACCTTTCATTGACCATCGAGCCCGGCACGCTCGTCACGCTTCTCGGCCCCTCCGGCTGCGGCAAGACGACGACGCTTCGCATGCTCGCCGGCCTTGAACATCCCAATTCCGGCCGCATTCTCATCGGCGACAAGGATGTCACCATGCTTCCCGCCAATGAGCGGGATGTCTCGATGGTTTTCCAGTCCTACGCTCTGTTTCCGCATATGAGCGCGCTGGATAACGTCGCCTACGGCCTCCAGTCCTCGGGCCTGAAAAAGGCCGAGGCGCGGGAAAAGGCCGAAGAGGGTCTCAAGCTCGTCGGCCTCGCGGGCATGGGCCACCGCCTGCCGGCGGAACTCTCCGGCGGCCAGCAGCAGCGCGTCGCGGTCGCCCGCGCCCTCGTGTTGGAGCCGCAGGTGCTGCTCCTTGATGAACCCTTGTCGAACCTCGATGCGCGCCTGCGCCGGCGCGTGCGCACCGATATCCGCGAGCTTCAGCAAAGGATCGGCTTCACCGCCGTTTATGTCACGCATGACCAGGATGAGGCGCTCGCGGTATCGGATCGCATCATCGTCATGAAGGAAGGAGAAATCGCCCAGTCTGGCGCGCCCCGCGAGCTTTACGAGGCGCCCGCCTCCTCCTTCATTGCGGATTTCATGGGAGAGGCCAACGTGGTGCCCTGCGAAGTTGTGTCCCAGACGGGTGAAGAATCCCTCGTGCGGGTTGGCAACATGGAACATCGGGTCCGAAGCCGCGGCCCGCGCTCCGGTACCGCCAAGCTTGCCGTGCGTCCCGGCGCCATCATCATCGGTGCGGCGGGCGGCAGCGGCATGCCCGGCCGCGTGCTGCACACGGCTTATCTCGGCGGTCACATCGAATATGAAGTCGAGACCGAAGTCGGCACGCTCTTCATCGTCGATCATGAAATGAACCACACGCAACGCGAAACGAGCGATGTCACACTCAATTTCAAAAACCGTGGCATAGCCCTCATCGACGCTTGA